Proteins from a single region of Oncorhynchus tshawytscha isolate Ot180627B linkage group LG03, Otsh_v2.0, whole genome shotgun sequence:
- the si:ch211-261d7.6 gene encoding zinc finger protein 37 homolog isoform X3 produces the protein MEDVSAVTIKDEGGDEQESEDVSENFTKKTENSANKSAKDDSTDVKLASMRCQDCGQQFTRWEAFKTHLRKHVLEEAIAEEEERRQGIKRALETNGSNGNVESAAPEKKQKNNDDGDYEENSDVDVEGDEEDDEEFFDSSWQVGPSEIVTVRPRVAMLSEEEKPVFSGSHKVYACSICGKVYSYLESFRNHQKMHEKEVKKQPTENKCPDCGKVFARPSLLVTHLKVHRPPEPMEPSTLKCDQCVKNFNSLQTYLIHMDLHKQKPFWCLACAKGFRDELSLDKHLQGHNLRRHKCDLCEKSFRVPAELRYHYNTHTGAKPYKCPLCKKNFSQLGNLITHRKKHVGVYVGASKTPLGPRNHLFAGRRRVTEMKRLVFTGMGSTEEAEVIDMLQEHQEEEEEEEDIKVGEEESGSEESESRSEDSGAEDSSKSDSSDSSGSDSSDDSDSSGSGVEEEQEGKEETALEAHVAEQQKRHKEWECFECGEGFDQESALHLHYMKHASGELPVQ, from the coding sequence TGAAACTAGCCAGTATGAGGTGTCAGGACTGTGGACAGCAGTTCACTCGCTGGGAGGCCTTCAAGACTCACCTGCGCAAGCATGTTCTGGAGGAGGCGATAGCGGAGGAGGAGGAACGAAGGCAGGGCATTAAGAGAGCCCTGGAGACTAACGGGAGCAATGGCAATGTGGAGTCGGCAGCACCTGAGAAAAAGCAGAAAAATAATGATGACGGTGATTACGAAGAGAACAGTGATGTAGACGTGGAAGGTGATGAAGAAGACGATGAAGAGTTCTTCGACAGTTCCTGGCAGGTCGGACCATCAGAGATCGTCACAGTTCGTCCGCGCGTTGCCATgctgtctgaggaggagaagccaGTCTTCAGCGGCTCCCACAAGGTCTATGCATGCTCCATCTGTGGGAAGGTCTACTCCTACCTCGAGTCGTTTAGAAATCACCAGAAGATGCATGAAAAAGAAGTTAAAAAACAACCCACAGAGAACAAGTGCCCGGACTGTGGGAAGGTCTTTGCTCGCCCATCCCTTCTGGTGACTCACTTGAAAGTGCACAGGCCTCCCGAGCCGATGGAACCCTCCACTCTGAAGTGCGATCAGTGTGTAAAAAACTTCAATTCCCTGCAGACTTATTTGATCCACATGGACCTGCACAAGCAGAAGCCTTTCTGGTGCCTGGCCTGTGCTAAGGGCTTTAGGGATGAGCTCTCTCTGGACAAACACCTGCAGGGCCACAACCTGAGGCGCCACAAGTGTGACCTCTGTGAAAAGTCTTTCCGCGTTCCCGCTGAGCTCCGCTACCACTACAATACTCACACCGGCGCCAAGCCCTACAAATGCCCGCTCTGCAAGAAGAACTTCTCCCAGCTGGGCAACCTCATCACGCATCGGAAGAAGCACGTAGGGGTCTACGTCGGGGCCAGCAAGACGCCACTGGGACCCAGGAACCACCTGTTTGCTGGGAGGAGAAGGGTGACAGAGATGAAGAGGCTGGTGTTCACAGGGATGGGTAGCACAGAGGAGGCGGAGGTGATAGATATGCTTCAAGAACatcaagaggaggaggaagaagaggaagatatTAAGGTGGGTGAGGAGGAATCTGGATCAGAAGAGTCTGAGTCTCGTTCTGAAGATTCTGGTGCTGAGGATTCGTCTAAATCAGATTCATCAGACTCTTCTGGATCTGATTCCTCTGACGACTCTGATTCCTCTGGATcgggagtggaggaggagcaagaggggaaagaagagactGCATTGGAAGCACATGTGGCGGAGCAACAGAAAAGACATAAGGAATGGGAGTGTTTTGAATGTGGTGAAGGGTTTGATCAAGAGTCAGCATTGCACCTGCACTATATGAAACACGCCAGTGGGGAGCTGCCAGTACAATGA